The Clostridiaceae bacterium HFYG-1003 genome includes a window with the following:
- a CDS encoding dinitrogenase iron-molybdenum cofactor: MRIAVSVNDQVISDHFGLCENYMVLDVEDGKIVGEELHKNPGHAPGVTPPSFVAGLHVAAALGGTVAQGAVDVMKNAGVDVVLGVSGDPRQAALDYASGKLKHDPEFIKSCGGC; the protein is encoded by the coding sequence ATGAGAATTGCAGTATCAGTCAATGATCAGGTCATTTCTGATCATTTTGGATTATGCGAGAACTACATGGTTCTGGATGTGGAGGATGGAAAGATCGTCGGTGAGGAACTTCATAAAAATCCCGGCCACGCGCCAGGCGTTACTCCACCAAGTTTTGTGGCGGGTCTTCATGTGGCGGCTGCACTTGGCGGAACGGTAGCACAGGGAGCCGTCGACGTGATGAAGAATGCCGGAGTCGATGTTGTTCTGGGTGTATCCGGCGATCCCAGACAGGCGGCGCTGGATTACGCTTCAGGCAAGCTGAAGCACGATCCGGAGTTTATTAAGAGCTGCGGCGGCTGCTAA
- a CDS encoding DUF421 domain-containing protein, whose protein sequence is MTFFNNPYVQISLSSVTVYLFLLVAIRLFGKKELSQLSVIDLVFILLISNSVQNAMVGSNSSLSGGLVAAGALFITNYVFKQFLYRFPKFSRFIQGEPLMLIYQGKLNLQNCVKAKLTMDEIMEVLREHGIGKIEDVDLAVLEVDGNISVLSNGYQTKSVKKKKTKGQDQLKGY, encoded by the coding sequence ATGACATTTTTCAATAACCCCTATGTTCAGATCAGCTTGAGTTCAGTGACAGTATATTTATTTCTCCTTGTCGCCATCCGACTGTTCGGAAAAAAAGAACTTTCTCAGTTATCCGTTATTGATCTGGTCTTTATTCTATTGATCAGCAATTCCGTTCAGAATGCCATGGTTGGTTCAAATTCATCCCTGTCTGGCGGGTTAGTGGCTGCTGGCGCATTGTTTATCACGAACTATGTTTTCAAGCAGTTTCTATATCGTTTCCCAAAATTCAGCAGATTCATCCAGGGTGAGCCACTCATGCTGATCTATCAGGGGAAACTCAATCTTCAGAATTGTGTCAAGGCAAAGCTGACAATGGATGAAATCATGGAAGTACTTCGAGAGCACGGCATCGGAAAAATCGAGGACGTAGACCTTGCCGTACTTGAGGTGGATGGGAACATCAGTGTCCTCTCGAATGGATACCAGACAAAATCAGTTAAGAAAAAGAAAACGAAAGGCCAGGATCAGCTCAAAGGATATTAA